TTGGGGAAATTACAAAATCGGAAACGCAGTATGCATTTACCCTTCTGCTACAAATAAAAACGGACTTGAAATTAAACAGATTTCATTAAAAGCAAATGAATTCAGCGCGTTTAATATTACGTAATGATCATCAGTGCTCCCTCAGCACAAAACTGCGCTTTCATAAACATACaagtgaataaatatatattttgtttagagcTGTCATTCTGTTTCTAACTGCTGAGGAAGactccgtagtcaaaatgatattttgtcgTACAACCTTTCTTTTTCGGATTATTTTCATAGATTGGTATATTTTCTCTCATGCTGAGGCATCACCAGACACCAAACGACTTGCGAAAGATTTGTTCAGAGATTATGATAGTGTAATTATGCCGATAAAACGGCATAATGATGTAATGAACATGACAGTGAGATTTATACCAAGAGGGATAACCGATTTTAACGAGGTGACTGGTCAGATATCCATAGCAATGGGGGTAGACGTCCGGTGGATAGACCAGTACTTACCATGGCCCCCGGATAAATACGGCAATGTGACACACCTTGTGGTTCCCGAGGATCTAATGTGGACGCCAGCAATATCCATAGCCAACCCCACTGACCGCATTCCAATTTTTCCAGAGGATTTGTTTTCCGTCAGAATTTATTTCAACGGTCAGGCAATATGGTTAAAAGGTGGAACTGTAAGAACTATGTGCAAGCCAAACTTAAGATATTACCCATTTGATGAGCACACGTGTTATGTGCAGTTCATCACTCTCGACCACGTATACAACGAAATTCGACTTCTAGCTGAATTAAAATCGGATGTGTATGAGAACTTTGGAGAATGGGATATCTACGAGAGTGAGGCCTACTCCAGTTTACTTGATCTATTTTCTTGTGCTGTCTACAAATTCAAAATTAGAAGGCGCCCCGAGTTTTCAGTTTTAAGTATATGCATTCCGATTCTGTGCTTGGGGTTACTGAACGCGTGTGTATTTTTGATCCCACCAGAATGTGGGGAGCGGATCTCCTTCGCTATTACGGTCCTCCTCTCGTTTGCAGTCTTTATGACCATTGTAAGTGCAATAATGCCCAAAAATACCGACCCCGTTCCGATTCTGTGTTATGTCCTGATGCTGATGCTACTGGAGAGTGGGGTCATTGTCGCAGTGACCATTTTAGGACTTCGTCTGTACTACAAACCCGAACACCAGAAGGTACCAAATTGGCTTCAAAGTCTGATATGTTCTAAAAGAAATCCTACGACTCCCTCAGCGTCCAATGACATCATCGACAACAATCAAGTACGTTTCGTTCAAGAGGACACCAAAGGCGAATTCTTGAAATGGGTTCATGTTGGACGTGCCTTCGATTATCTCTGCTTTgtcatttcattttgttcatttattaTATCTGTGTTTTCTTATGTAATCATAGTTAGCACAAATTAGgtattttatcatatatatacatatatatatatagagagagagagagagagagagagagagagagagagagagagagagcgcacATAAAAAAGTCCATGGTATAGGCAAcaagtagaaaaaatatatccgacaatgactaagtacacatgatccaccACACTTAGCGCCTTTGCGTGTTCTTCGGTTCTTCACAGTGTAACAATTTTTTAAGAAATGACTAAGACAACAAGAGTACAATGTACTTAATGTTATCAAATACAATGTTACCGTGTTACATGTAACTTGttggatttattttttctatatatacatgtagaaagttATGCATGCTGGTTCCAAGGTCatttaaatcaaaatgtgtatatacatgtatatattatacagtATATTTATTAGTCGTACAACTTCCGCTTATCTCAGTACAATCCTGCATTTCACAATGAATTTTAGCATATAGATTCAAATCGACATCATAGctacattttatgaaatatgtGTCCGTTCTGTGTATCGACATAAATAAAAAGAAGATTGCCTACATTACAGGTCTGAAACTATTTTGTATCCGTTCATCGATTGATAGAATCCTCATTCTCCTCCCGAGTCTAGGTGTTCTTTTGTATAAACAAATATGTTATTTGCcgtttgtatataaatttcccTTTCCTCGAGATAAACACCGAGGTGGAAAGGCGGCAGCTTTATTTCTCACTAGTTATTATTCCAATAACCACTTATCCTTCAACATAATGTTTTGTCTCGACGCTGTTTTGTTACTAATGGTTTGcgtgaaaatttcaaaactggAAAATTCTATTCTTAACGACCTTTATCTACGAAACACGGCTAGTTTACAGGACTTATTGATGAATGAACGCGACAGAAAGTTGAGCTACAGGAAAAATATCCCACCCTCGCCAATGGTAAGCATAGACCTGTATTTTGAACTGCTGAGTCTTAACGAATTTGATGAGGCACGTGGCCGCTTTGAATGCAACGGGATGTTACGGCTCAATTGGTCTGATAGGCGACTGTCTTGGGACATCTCTGAGTTTAACAATACCATGGCGATACCCTTTATGTCTTCTGAAGTTTGGAAACCACAGATATCACTGTTGAACACTTTCTCAAAATTCATCATCATCAACGATAGAAAAGAAGAATCTGTTATTTGGTTTACGAGTGACGGAATCGCTAACTTAATGATCGCCGGagtatatgacgtcacatgtgACCCAAACgtgaaatattttccgttcGATTCTCACGAGTGTGTCCTTCTATTTAttccatttgaaaatcttctttttcCGGATGATGCATCACCATTTACGATAGGAATAATGAAAGATTCCATCATCAAAGACAACTTTGAGGATCGGGATGATGACGGAAAATGGATTTACAAGACAACAAACCCATGTATTGTAAAACTACCGAACCGGAAACTAAGTGTTGTGGCGTTTCCGGTCATCATTCACCGACGATCAACCTTTGCCCTTGTGAATATCATCCTACCTGTGATGATGCTTGGATTTCTGAATTTGACCGTTTTCTTCCAACCTGTTCAAGCAGGAGAAAGAATATCTTTCTCTATAACAGTATTGTTGTCTTTTACAGTGTTCATGATTTATATAGGGGAGATAATTCCCGAAACTTCTAACCCGATGCCGTTGCTAAGTTATGTTCTTGTGTTTAAACTCGGCTGTAGCACTTGCATCGTAATAGCTATAACCATAGTGACGAGACTTTTCCATCGGGAGAAAAGGAAAGTATCTCCATGGGTGCATAGACTGTTGGCACGTTTTTTTAACATGGGCCCGTGCTTTTCCTGCAGAGAAAGAGATGAGGGTGTGTCGAAAACGAGAGATGAAAAGAATGCCTCACGAGACAGTGAGCAGGAAAGCTACAACGAGGTGACACACAGCCTGGATGAACCAAAAGACGACTGGGGCAGAATGTGTTTAGCTTTAGACAAATtgttcttcttatttttcctgtCTCTGTTGCTAATGGAATCTGTTTCTTATATCATAGCTTATTTCATAATATCAGCCAGTAAGGGTCACAACAACGCAGAATCGCAGATATGTACGAATGGATTGGAATGATAATTCATGAGAATATAGGCAGCTTGATTTCCACAAATGTAATGGTTGTTAAAGTACTGTGGCTGGTTCCACGAAACGGTCGAATGAAACTTTGGAACACCAGTACTGGAAACATACACAGGAAACAATTCTATTTTAGTTTGAAATGTGTGTGCGTGAGTGACTGCTGTCCGCAGTGCATATGATGAACACGAACATATTTTATCTCTAATTAAGGGCCCTTGTGTGacagcatgaaaatacaaatgtgtacatatattagtacggaaaaagaagtgattacatGACACTTAGTTTGAAGACAATGCCACTGTTGTTAattgcatatattgttcaaaataaatttcccAATTAGATTTAGAATGTAGATGGTTTTCCAGAACATGGTGTGAATATAAGGTTCTGTTCATCATTTTAAAAGTGTAGTAAAATTCTGTAGTTTTTTTTCTATAACTTCGAAAAGGGGTTTCTTTCATCACAAAACTGTTCacattttgaataataaaaaaacgAATCTCATCTCCTAATAAACCGGAGTTGCATATCATTTGATACAGATTCGTTCATTCCTAGTTAAACCAgcttcttttcaaatgacttatCAATTATCATGATAGAGATTGCAGTACGTCATATAATATGACTAACTGCGTCGGGATTAGACATTTTTATAAATGTattcatattatttttaataactTATCAGTGGAAATTTTAAATATCCTTCCATACAGTCTGTAACAGTTTGTAATCCGGGTCCTTGGAAACAAGTTAATTCTGTTCGCAAAATTGCCATCAGTATAGTAAGCATGTAAAGAGCAGAATGAGTCAATTTTCCAAAACATTATAGCCGTATTTTACATTTGTTGAAATAACGAGTCTATGCaaacatttacaatttacaataaTTGCACAATCTTTTGTCAATAACTATGATGGAAAATAATCTGTATATGATTCAGGGGTTAGTGTCACTTTTGGTTACAGAAACATGTAAATGGTATAAAGTGGTTACAGAAACATGTAAATGGtataaaatgtttaaagatttacactgtacacaattttaaatgcaaaccattttttttttcagaaatcgCTCCGCAGTATTTGGTTCATATAGTATTTCTGGcctgaaggttataaaactttttgagcacgttttcatattcaaacttaaactctgtgctctaaatcgtactcatactcaaaagtgaaggatataaaactttcataaaatcattctcatactcaaatggagtacatgctcaaaaATTTTCGAGTAAGTTTCGAAGATTGCTTAGAGTTGTACTCGAAagaaacatggctgagtttgagtatgagtatggtgAAAGTTCTATAACCTCAGGCCTGGTACCGTCTACTTTTTCAAGAAAAATCCTTCATGGAGAAAAGCTTCATTGATCTAACAACTTTCAATATTCTTTTCGAATTCATATCAATCGGAGTTCTTTATTAGATTAGAGCACAGGGTCTAGTTATAGACATTTTGTACTTGGGGTCATGTGATCCCCGGTAAATACAGAGTTTCAATCAAACACTGCAAAGTTTATTGTTCATCGTCTTTGTTTACTTCACCTGACGTTGAGACAATGCTCTCCGGGTAGAGAATGTCCATTTCGTGCAGCTAAACTATCTCTCCAGGTCATATATTACAAAAGCATTAATTTTCGTGGGATTGAATTTTGTTGTTTTCGCGAATTCAAATCTTCCACGAACAGGAGGAACTGTACTACAGTAAAGATTGATGATTATTAAACCAGGAAATCAGTTTAGTTCTCCGGAACTTGTGTATTGTTCTCAAAGTTCATGTTTCTGATTATAATAACTCTATAACCTTTCATAATCATGTGAAGGAAATTTAAATTAGGGAAATAATGGATAAAATATATCTCATGTATCCTTgattaaaatcaattaaatgcctgcatcaattcagttgagtGTTTTAAGATATGCCTATGTATATCTTGTTAACTTATATTATTTTGAATAAGAGTTCTCGTATACATGTTACAAATCACTATGGCTACATTTGTGTGCTTATATGTCGGGTTTTATGTgattttcaaaatcaaagtatTTACGTATACTGTGTACAGCAAAAGTAACGTAAATATTGATTTGAAAGAGTTTGTTTCCATGGCAATGCGATGGTTGAACAATCCCAAATATTCTTTTTAGTAACTAGGGTACCTAAACATCACCATGGTAAATATAGACATTTTCTGAATGGGGGTCAAAAATGACCCTCATCATATATAGTCCTTTGACCTTACACATATGTACTTTTAATATTAAGATGTAtcgatttttaattatttgaactTAACGCAGGGACAGCTTTGGCAATTTTCCCAATATCGGTGCCGCATTTAAACGAATAATAAGAAAttaacacattaaaaaaaagaatgctGTCCACAGCGAGCGCGTAGATAAATTATAGCGGACCCTTACTGCGAGGTCGTTTTCCATTTAAAAAGCTATCCTATGTCATTTGATCGAAACATTTAAAGATTCGTCAAACCATCAAGTCAATCATTATGCCCTTActttaattgattgtatatacatgaattGCAAAAAATATTTGTCTTGGCATTTGAATTTaggttaaaattgaatatccgGGTTCCTATTTATGACAAAAGAATATTTAAACGAAAACCCTGTGCATTTAGAACTATATTTTAGGATGTTTGGTACCTAAACATTTACGTAAATAGTGTACCGTGGTTGTGTGAGAACAAACCTGACCGCGGCAGCATCAGTGTGTATGGACATGAGTGAAAGAGAGTTGTGTATTCAATTAGATGATAACGACGACGACTTCAGCGATTCGGATTTTTCAGATGGTTACGATGCGAGTTTAGATTTAGAATTGGAGGGAAATTATGTGCCTTATATAACATCTCCAGTGTTTCCCGATCTTCCGAAACTGAAGGACAGTAAAAATCCATGGAGGGTGAACGCGAATGGAATACAAATATGCGATGCGAGTGTTGGTAATGATTCTGATTTCGCCGAGACAAAGGAAATTGGCCTGCAAGTCGTTTACGAAAACCAAGGTCAATATCTTGGGGATTCAGATGAAACAGATGATAAAGAATTGTTTAACAACATCGACTcgtatgataaaataaaatcaacagaAAACAATATTTACTACAGTGAGGAAAGCGACCCAGCAGCAGATGACACAACGACGGTTCTGGACACAACCCATAAATTTATCGAAGCTGCAGGCAACGTACAAATAAACCGTAACCTCGAATCTCCCGGATCTCAGATAAATTCTAACTGTCTAAACATAAGTGATGAGTTTGATTCCAAATATTCGTTATCAGACACAGACATTGAGTGCAATGAGGACTCGTCAGAAGGCGATATCTGGCAGCAACCAGAAGTACGTCATGAAGAAAACAGGCGTTGGATTGGTGTGTCGCCTGCAAAATTCAGACTTCTTCGGAGAAGCTTTTATGATTAATGTCAGGTGATGTTAGGCAGTTACCCTGCTGCTGATGTTCTGTCTATAATTCATAGGAATCAAAGCGACTGGGATCTAATTCAACCTTATGTCTTCTATAGCAAaacacaaactattttaaagAGATTACATGTAACCATTTCATCTTGTCGGAGAGTTGGTGGATAACCGTTCTCTCTCCGTCTTCTTGTCAACAGTCGTCATGCTGCATGGCAACTCCAGTTCTGAATTACATAAAATGGAGAGACTTTCATCTCTTATTATTTCTGCACCCTACCTGCATAGTTACACAAGATaatttatgtcaacatgcaagataattatgttgacatgcaggataattatgttgacatgcaggataattatgttgacatgcaagTTACCAATCTCTAAGGGAATCAGATTTTAGTGTTGGTAAATTTACTTACTAACTCCAGTATCCGTCATCGTACATGTTAGATACAGcataattatgttgacatgcagGTGCGTAGccaaaaagaaaatgaagtgtacgcaaagtATGGCATGGGGTCTGGGGGCCACCTTGAGGCCCCaaatgggtccagggcaaacCCCTGATGGGgacccccggaagctcctgggttgCACCAATGAAATCAACTATGTTTTTTGCATACCAGTAAAAACTGTTTCAAGATTGTCAA
This genomic window from Ostrea edulis chromosome 4, xbOstEdul1.1, whole genome shotgun sequence contains:
- the LOC125671816 gene encoding acetylcholine receptor subunit alpha-like 2, producing MIFCRTTFLFRIIFIDWYIFSHAEASPDTKRLAKDLFRDYDSVIMPIKRHNDVMNMTVRFIPRGITDFNEVTGQISIAMGVDVRWIDQYLPWPPDKYGNVTHLVVPEDLMWTPAISIANPTDRIPIFPEDLFSVRIYFNGQAIWLKGGTVRTMCKPNLRYYPFDEHTCYVQFITLDHVYNEIRLLAELKSDVYENFGEWDIYESEAYSSLLDLFSCAVYKFKIRRRPEFSVLSICIPILCLGLLNACVFLIPPECGERISFAITVLLSFAVFMTIVSAIMPKNTDPVPILCYVLMLMLLESGVIVAVTILGLRLYYKPEHQKVPNWLQSLICSKRNPTTPSASNDIIDNNQVRFVQEDTKGEFLKWVHVGRAFDYLCFVISFCSFIISVFSYVIIVSTN
- the LOC125671815 gene encoding acetylcholine receptor subunit beta-like, whose translation is MFCLDAVLLLMVCVKISKLENSILNDLYLRNTASLQDLLMNERDRKLSYRKNIPPSPMVSIDLYFELLSLNEFDEARGRFECNGMLRLNWSDRRLSWDISEFNNTMAIPFMSSEVWKPQISLLNTFSKFIIINDRKEESVIWFTSDGIANLMIAGVYDVTCDPNVKYFPFDSHECVLLFIPFENLLFPDDASPFTIGIMKDSIIKDNFEDRDDDGKWIYKTTNPCIVKLPNRKLSVVAFPVIIHRRSTFALVNIILPVMMLGFLNLTVFFQPVQAGERISFSITVLLSFTVFMIYIGEIIPETSNPMPLLSYVLVFKLGCSTCIVIAITIVTRLFHREKRKVSPWVHRLLARFFNMGPCFSCRERDEGVSKTRDEKNASRDSEQESYNEVTHSLDEPKDDWGRMCLALDKLFFLFFLSLLLMESVSYIIAYFIISASKGHNNAESQICTNGLE